gaccacgtttaacgcagaagttaactgcaattaattgacagccctagtttattttatttatattttggtaCTATATTGAacccatttttttaaagatgttgtatgataaaacaaatctaaattatatCACACATACAACAGTTTTCCTGTAGAGGACAGGTTTAGACAGGATGTGCATTAGCAGTGTACAAGCTCAGATGAGTAACAGGATGTTCAGAATATGatatattgtgattttttttttggacaaaggtactaatttgcataatttactggtgacgtcaccatatctatttgtttttatatttgaaaatcctattttacagatAAGCCATatacatggaataaaacatttatatgtaGTTTAGGAATACATtctatagaacagtaatcatatttttaatttaaataaaaatacgttgtttatgtacatgtaatCGATGCTGCTTGCgatttactgtatacagtaagcttgcattgcagcagcaccaactgcagcagacttagCAAAGCAAAGATTTAACCGTCACTGTTCCAAGCCGGTTAGCAGTCACAGCCACATTAGCTACTGcagctaaaaataataacaataataataggaacttctgcttgtcaagtgaccctggagattggttgtgcctccatgatacattaacagttgcttgcacagtttgcaatcacctttttttttttttttttttttttttttttttttggttgtctgggcatttaacaaaaaaaatcccaaacagcagaggggttcaagacatttctttcaatacagcttacactatacaatgctttgctgtcgaAATGGCAagtgaagaaattaaaggtttgcctctggataacacaagctggaggggggagTGGCGGACGGTGCtgagttttcgaaattaaaattattagtgttagcctATATTTTGTATGTCTCAAACATATTCTActatagcacttctcttacactgtcttgtatactaggtattcagtacacattttactgaagcactacaactgctATAGTCATGTTTGATGACTGATGAGTCCTTTAAAACCAAGGATTGAAAAAGAAAGCATTCAACCTTCCTGCTACTCAGCTAACAACTGTCAAAAGTGCTGTAAGTAGGTCATGTTTGATTTTTGCTtgaacactctctctctcctttctttttctttctctctttctttctttctttcattctttctttctttccaggcCTGGTTAAGTTTTCACTGGGTCGGTTTCAGAACTTGTCCGTGACACGGAATTTTCCTGTGTTAACCAGAATCCCAGGAGACATCACCCACATCATCTTCCAGTTTCACAGTCAGTACCGCAATGTAACCGTCTCCTATGATCAGGTAAAGACCAACACTGCAAGATAACATAAgactttttttgctgtttttagaaCTGGCAAGAAATGGATACTGTATTAATACAGTAACAAAGCTAACAGTCACATTCaaactgtatgttttgtatttattcaatTACATTATGCAGTTCTGGTAATTTATTTAGTATGTCGCTGTATTCCTTAAGGTTCCAATTAGGCTGTATCATTTGGTATGCCAAACAGGGGTTACAGACCTGTTTGCCATACCAAGCATTGCAAACAAGCAGTTCAGTAATTCCCTGTGTGGTAGTTAAAACTCTTTTAATACCTAATAAGGAACATTTCACTGAATCGCTTTTTTTAAGCCACGACTGAAAAACTTATGATGAATTTCCCCACAATAAGTTGTGTATTTTATCTTTTAGAAGTGCCACACATGTATTGCTCATTATTGATTTTGGAGAGTTCCCAGGATAGAAATAGGAGATTAAACTGGGAGAAGGTTGTGGTACAGTAAATGTTAGGCTTCGGTTTAGAGGGCTCAACTCTAAAACACTCGCAGACTATGATATTgctttatattacaaaataattgtaCAATAATTTGTTTTCCATATGTCCTCTCTATCCCCTCTCAATCAAAAGATGCTTGGGTGGGAAAGATATCTCTTTTTAGACAGCAGGTTCAAATCCACCGAAGGTCAGGTAGTATTGAAAGCCTCATTGATATAGGgaatctttttttcagaacagcTTAATGTGGTCATCAAATTTGGCACAGGACTGGATGGGTCTTTAGGCTGAcctgctctctctttctctataagATGGTGGTCCCCCCAGGGCAGTGTTGAGTAACATTGGTGGTACAGTTTTGATATGCTCATAATGAAGTTTCCAGTGCTATAGTTTCACCGGAGAAACAGAGGACTTTGGTTTTCAGCACCATTCACTAAAGATACTAAAACCCACAATAAATGCAGTATAAATTCTTGatggaacaaatatgaaaaacagCAGAAGACCTTCTGTGTGTATTTGGATTTCTGATGTTCTAAAGGTTGACATAATTGAATCAGGAGGTTTTATATAAATAGATAACAGAGGAGTTAGTTAACAGAGGACAAAGAAACTATTCTTCAGAAGTTTTGTAAATTCTGTTTTCCCTCTACTTTTGGGAATACAACAAAAAAGATTTGCTACAGGCACCCCGAAGTGAAAACATGAGATTTCTTGAACAGTCAACAGATAAggtaattgggggaaaaaaagtcacaaaatcTGGTGTTTAATTATAAAACCAAGTAATAGTTTGGTCCATTCAAAGGTGTATTGAATCGGTTTTCCTTTAATAAGTAATACACCTTGGCTAtaaaaatgtgcagttctgtttATTATTACAACTGCAGTCATCTTGAGTTTTGTTTTCATCCTTTTCTGAAATCGATTTGAAAGCAATTGTAAATCTATCGCATTGTCTCATCACCTGTGTTTGGGAGAGAATGAAAGAATTTGGAGGATGTGATATAACAAGTGTCCGTATGCAAACGAAGCGTGGTGATAAACATCGAGACTCTGGGgttcaaaacaaagaaataaacattcTAGAGTACAACGTATGTGGTTGTGTTTTCAACCTAAACAAACAGCAtaatgtattttgccatttttagaTGTAACGATTGTGTTATGGTACATTTCTGTGATTTGGGGTGATATGACTCGATATAAGGGAGAGCACTGCCATGTGATCTTTGCTGTAAACATCTAGGAGCATATAGACTTGCTAATGGGAAGACGTTAACAGCTCGACAATGGCCACAGATCGAGTTGAGATTGTGGGGGATGATGGGGGGAAGAAAGGCATTCAACTCATTCTGGTTTTGAAGAGAACACATAATTTGTCCTTGTTTATATAATTGCTGATTATAGTTTACACAAACTAGACTTGAGGTGTGTAAtccagtacatttttaaactgctcacagGCCCCTACTCCCAACACATCCCTGACAGCCCACGATGCAGGACTGGTTTCCACTCTTCGTCTTCAGCAGAGCTCATTGCAGTGGTACATGGAGTCTCCTGAAGGCAAACCTGTTTCAGGCATGGCAGTCATTCTGCCCTACAAAGCGAGAGGTGCGCAATCCAAGAGCATCTGTGTTTATGGGAGATAAGtttcatgttttatatttcataaaagCATGTTGTTCATTCAAGGATTCAACTAGAAGCAAAACTGCTGGGTTTCCGAGTTATGTCATTACAATTGATGGAAGCCTTTTTAACGTATTGTTATATGCTACTAGTGATCAGTCTTataatattttatgtaattttaataaGGCATTTCTCAGTGGTCCTGTTTAACAAGTCTCTTCGGTAGGTCATGGTAGCTTTTTACATGCATAGGAGTTCCTTGCTTGGTGTTTGCACAAATTCATATGTTGGGTTCTtcacatttcattataaaatatttaccGGTTATCCTTTAATGTTTAATGTAGAGTGCTTATGAATCTTCTTTCATTAGCTAAACAAGCTTTTTCTTTCATTAGGTAAACAAGCCTTTTGTTTCACTTTCTGTAGATCCAGTTCCTGGAAGCTGTAACCTGGAGTATAACCTTGATATAGAGCCCAATATTTATCTGCACTATAATCTGTTTGAAACAGTCATTCGGTTTGCACCAGCAAATATAGGATATGCGAGGTACGAAAAAGGATACCTTTCATAAATAcctaatctttttttcttttcaggaagTGTACTTTGATCTGTTTGTTGTCAAGGTGTCAATTCAATGCTGCCCCCAGTACAAGATACATTTGCAAGCAATTACACATGGGCAAGGTGAAATACCCAAATGAAGGCACTAGACAAAACATTTGTCCTTAAGAAAAACTCTTATCTTATTCTAAAGTGTAGTAAGGTACTTTTGTAGTAAGAATGCAGTTATGTTAGCCTGTATTGTATCAGCTGTCTCCTCAAGAAATACAACACTCCTTCAGTGGTTAGCAATATGAATGTGGCTTGAATCGCTCATAAAtggttttcaaattgaaaaaaacgATATTCagattttaccttttttatttttaaatgaataatgtataaaataacattctgtggtagaatttttatttgattttatttattcttgtgTTTTTCAACAGCATGGTAACAGATCAGGTGACTTGCCCAAGGGTTAATGGCTGACACTACAACAGCAAAAGACAAAGTGAACATTGTAATTGTGCATGTGTAATGAGCTGATCTTTAAACAGACCTGCTGACACAGATGAGGCTGAGAGTCATGAAGCAGTTTTACAAGCACGGACATGTATTACCCTTTGCATCTACAGACACTGCCTTTAACCCCTTTTTCCCCATTGCTTTTTTAGATCAATGTTTCTAAAATACATAGTTGTctggttttaatattttaatactgGTAATTAAAAACCTGCTCCTCCCTCTGTAATCACACACTGGGGACACACTGTAGAGTTGAAGAGCTACAGTGTTCCGATAAGTGTGTGTTTAGATCAGTAAAAaacgttttactttttttaagctTTATGTGCAGGGTCAATACATTACTGCCATACTTGATTTGGCTTTCAAACAGCATTTCCATTCCAGCTATATGCTACAACAAACACAGATACTGTAGATATACTGTATAACCCCTCCTAGTGACCAACTCCATATAAATACCAGCTCAatattatgatctttcagtttgaAGCTCTCAATTAAGGCCATTTTTTATGCAATCTTTTTGGTGGTTGTAaatttaaactaaacatttatttccatcaaaataaaaactaagtCAGCTGCCTGCCAGTAAATACATTCTCTTCTTCCCAGGGGACAGCCTGCCCCATCCTGCGCCGTCAGCAGTGGGCAGTCGTCCAGAAGGCGACTCAAGTATGATATCTATCAATACTTCCTTCCTGAGAACAACCTCTCTGAACAGATCTTCATAGGACACATTCAGAAAATGGCAGACATACACGAGGTGGCAGCCAATGGGAAAAAAGTAAGTCTGACACACAACTAAATGAGGACGGCCTTGTCTTGCAGCTCTTTAAGCCAAATTTGAAATCCATCCATTGTAGGTCACAAGGGTTAACTAAAGTGAAGAATTCCCTTGGCAGGAGAAGAATATATTCCTAGaatgaaatattaattaatgCACCACCATCATTCTTGCGGTTTTTAAAAGGtgattaaacagtaaaataaacatcaGCTGTAATTATTGATGTTTTTTGGGCATTTAAAGTAGTATTAGCAATAATTCATAACTAAAATAATCAATAGTGTTGAATTTGGAAATACTTATCTGGAagactgagaaagacttctagtcagaACATTTGGCATttaaattaagtttcttttagtatttcgaAAGtgttagcaataaataaataatccacacAGTTCtcctagtttttgttattttatacttaaaaaaatccTGGTGTGATAAAATCTTGTCATACAATCTCTTTCTCTGTTTCTAGCTGATGACCTTGAGTTCAGATGACCAGCCCATGGTGTCCTTCAGCTCTCTTCCTGGTCAGGGTGTGATCTATTCCATCATAGTGAGGGATCCTCTGTTTAATACCTCTGCCTCTTATGTGCCTGTTCACACCTATGCCTGCAGCTTTACCTCCACGCTGGATAACTGCTACactctaggtaaaaaaaaaaaaaaaaaaaaaaacatgaacccTTAAATCCTTCTTTCCAGCCCCCTCTGGGGGCTCCAGCTGTGGTCATGCATTCCTGCACTCAGGACAGCAGTGTTTctaataaaaagtatattttgtgtgtttaggaaAGATTTCTACAAAGGTTTTCTTTACCATAGCTGGAATGGCTGGCCTTTTCATTTGCTTCTTTGGGCACAGGTTCTTCAAATCTGGTAAGTGTATAAAACATGTGAACAAGGGTGTGTATAttgggttaataaaaaaaacaaaacacaatgtaatggttaaaaatatcaaacacattcacgttttaaaaaacatacattcatGCATGAGAATCGCCAACTTTTAAGACAGCACAACTGTTATTTTGGTTTAAAacttccaaaaaacaaaaccaagctgTGCTGTTGTTAAATGGTTCAGCAGATGCCTTCTTCAGTGCTCACTTGCTGTGATACATTGGTGCCCCTTGATCAAAGACTCTTTACACGAAGCAAGCAACGGATCTTAGCCAACATGTTTAGCTTATGATTTGTTCGttgttataaagaaaaaaaaattgttttataaactTGATTGTCGGTTTTTAGTTCCATGCGTCGACGGACAGCACAGGCTATAGTATTGTAGAATGTGTGGCTGGAATATAGTATAACAGTACGTACTGTATACTGTTGCGTTATGTATTCTATGTAAAAGATACTGTACAACTACAAACTATTCTGCATTATTCTAAAATACTTACGTATTTAATAGTGCACGTTTAAAAAAGATATGTTCTGATACCAATGTACAGCATCCGTGATATAGATGAAATAATTTCCTCTTGCATTTGCAGAACTGTCTTATCCTTCTTTGCAGAACTCTTTTGTATGGGTTTTATCTTCACTGCATTCCTGTTCTTCATGCTTATCACAGAAACAACCCGCCTAAGCTATGACAgtaagtgctttttttatttttattaaagattaaCTGCATGAATCACATGGTTTGCATGTGTTGCACTCCAAGAAGTTTTACAGGCATTCCCAAAGAGGATTTGGTGTATgtacattgttacatttttatagtgAGAAACACTCATCTACAGTAATTGTGATGAGAACTGGTAGAAACATTTGatccatttaattaaaaaaagaatgtttagaAAGTTTTCACTATTTTTAGAttattcagtaataataatatataaaaaaaagtgctCAGATCCCTGCAGCTTGGCGCTTTACAGTATAAAATTTGAGTAAGTTGTTTGAAACAGAGGGCTTTATGGTAATTGATTTAAAATCctatttataatgtaaaatttAATTTCCTTGCGCATGATTCtcataaataagtaaaacatttaaaaataccgtattacttcaatttggcgctgccctcaaattaaagacgccctcgtattaacaccacagtcatatatcagctttataatagaggccgccctcgaataaaagcctactaaaaacacacaaacagtaaacaaataaatgtgcagcactgactatgtacatgcaATGCCCCTgaagagatgggagcctcaatctagcacgtatattacaaactaatgttcacacacacagtaagcacattttattttatgcagttctgaaagaaaatacaagataaactgcgtacagaacagcagtccttctgaagttataggtggttttgttgtttttgttttcagttaaattgtaattcccatactcaatctcctacaaataaaaacaatgtgcttactatctatgataagattaagtttcagtttctcttgcaaagaaattacaaacaagcaagttacagtgagaaaaaaataatgagtaggatatactgtagtttgaacagaaatcaagctgatattctgaggtaatttttggtgcagaaaaacatctacgtcacattCTTGGGCTGAACTGCGACACTAGCATTGTCCCACCCCttaacaacaaatacacattcctgattcgctggtacaataatccctgacctcccaactcccacctaataggctcttggtaGCTATCAGTAAATTTACtacattcaagccccaaaaacacacaagagtgtGCTGCAGATTGGAGCCTGTCACgcgccgcttctaaaatgccttaaatcatgtaataaaatattgtaacgtttgtaaagcatagtattattaataaaggccgcccttgTATAATCGCCGCCCTcatttaagggccgcagtcattttgatcaattttaaaATCGAAGTAATACGGTAATATCAATTAATAATATATGTGGATGCCAAGAGATGTTGCCAGTAACACGTGTTCTGGGatgacaaaatgcaaaaaactTTTCAATGACAGACCAATATCAGAGCTGTCGATTGAACAGTGTGAGATCTGCAACACGATGAAATTATCGTTTGTCAGCTAAATATATTCACAATtttcttaaaacatgttttaacccaTGAACTGCGACTTTCTCCTTAGTTTTTCTTTCACactctttttttctgctgttctGTCTCATGATATTGGGGGGGGGCTGAATTAAAGTAATTTTCtaattttcataaaaataaatacagattttagATACACAGTTAAAATGCGTGGCACTTAACCCCACAGCATCTCTTTATGGACAGATTAGTTGTATATAGGAAGAGAGAAGAAGAAAACATCTTGATAGCAGTGTCACTGATTCTGTACCTGCCAGAAACACATTTATTGCCAATAACATGATTGGCGATAACTAGtgtttcagtacaataaatattaaAGGCCAAAAAACTATCAATAATATCATGATGATCAATTATTGTTCTTTTAACcctacaacacatttaaaaaaaaaaaaaagtatttggctCTCTTCAGAGATCTGTTGGTAAAGTGTGATCCCCAAAAGCCCTTTGTTCAACTCTGCGTGAATGCCTGGGACCATCTTCAGTCCATGAACATTGCTTCTGTGTTTTGCAGTGCGACTGTCCCTGAACATTGCTTCTGTGTTTTGCAGTGCGACTGTCCCTGAACATTGCTTCTGTGTTTCGCAGTGCGACTGTCCCTGAACATTGCTCCTGTGTTTTGCAGTGCGACTGTCCCTGAACATTGCTCTGTGTTTTGCAGTACGACTGACCCtgcaatttgtgtttgtttcgCAGTGAGGCTCTCCCTGACTGCATTGATGGGGGTGGTGGGTGGAGTGCTGTTGGtgctctgctggtggagactcgGCTCTCCTTTCCTTTCCATTTTGATAGTTGGCCTTATACTGGGGTTCCTCTTTTCTTCCATCATCTTCTTCACCCCAATAGGTAGGCATACCCAATGGAAATTACATGGCACCACACACGAACAAACACACAGTAGAAGCCCAAAAGTATGAGTACATAGGGAATGGAGGATATTCATAAGACCTAATATTTTTCTAGTTGTGAAATTATTTTCTGGAAACAATTCTAATAGACTGATCCTCATGAAGCATTGTTTCCAGCATCAAATGGTGTATTTGGTTGAGCAGTTAGCTCATACTGTAGTTGTGGTGTTCAAAACTTTAAATTGTACTGTTTATAACCAGTAGTGCCTCTGTCATTTATTTGtttggggtttattttttttaagattgagtACAGTtaatgttttagattttgcaCTGTATATAAACATGTCACTTATTTGTTATGCTGTAATTATATGGTGGCATATGCTGTCAACactatttttttacatacatacaaatgagTTCCTCCCCAGATACTCTTTAGAGTATGAAGACATCTGGTGTAATAGAGCTgtaactggaaaacaaaacaaaacaaaaaaatcttcagTTTCTAATACAGTGTGTAACTACAGTATATGGTTTATAAATACTTTGGTCACACCTTATAaccattatttatatttaaaagtttgtgtgtctcttattgtatagtAACAACATCTTGAACAGTGTGGGCAAAAGAACTGTTTAGAATACATGTCTAATTCACATTGGTTGTcccattcattttttaattttttttttgcatttgtgttgtgtttattttacaggagATTTTGAAGTCTTCCGCAGTGATGTGGTTTTCTGGTTGACCTTCACTGGCATTGCTGTAGTCGTCCCTTTAATATGTGTCAGGTTCCCTAGAGAGGTAAGCATCAAAACCTTGCAGATGCCATAGTGATTTTATTATGATGATCaccataattaatattttttaaaacgtttTGCTTCCACCTCTTCCTCAGGGAAACATAACAGCATGTGGAGTTGTTGGAGGATATACAGTGAT
This window of the Polyodon spathula isolate WHYD16114869_AA chromosome 7, ASM1765450v1, whole genome shotgun sequence genome carries:
- the LOC121318415 gene encoding transmembrane 7 superfamily member 3-like isoform X2 encodes the protein MPVKEKQPGLGKIINLLNNFVLMSIVVSWDGVMAQSVPGLVKFSLGRFQNLSVTRNFPVLTRIPGDITHIIFQFHSQYRNVTVSYDQAPTPNTSLTAHDAGLVSTLRLQQSSLQWYMESPEGKPVSGMAVILPYKARDPVPGSCNLEYNLDIEPNIYLHYNLFETVIRFAPANIGYARGQPAPSCAVSSGQSSRRRLKYDIYQYFLPENNLSEQIFIGHIQKMADIHEVAANGKKLMTLSSDDQPMVSFSSLPGQGVIYSIIVRDPLFNTSASYVPVHTYACSFTSTLDNCYTLGKISTKVFFTIAGMAGLFICFFGHRFFKSELFCMGFIFTAFLFFMLITETTRLSYDMRLSLTALMGVVGGVLLVLCWWRLGSPFLSILIVGLILGFLFSSIIFFTPIGDFEVFRSDVVFWLTFTGIAVVVPLICVRFPREGNITACGVVGGYTVILAVGSYTYTSLTYITLDILKRALNNNFSKAFTNVPFQRIGFTSRESAI
- the LOC121318415 gene encoding transmembrane 7 superfamily member 3-like isoform X1 — encoded protein: MPVKEKQPGLGKIINLLNNFVLMSIVVSWDGVMAQSVPGLVKFSLGRFQNLSVTRNFPVLTRIPGDITHIIFQFHSQYRNVTVSYDQAPTPNTSLTAHDAGLVSTLRLQQSSLQWYMESPEGKPVSGMAVILPYKARDPVPGSCNLEYNLDIEPNIYLHYNLFETVIRFAPANIGYARGQPAPSCAVSSGQSSRRRLKYDIYQYFLPENNLSEQIFIGHIQKMADIHEVAANGKKLMTLSSDDQPMVSFSSLPGQGVIYSIIVRDPLFNTSASYVPVHTYACSFTSTLDNCYTLGKISTKVFFTIAGMAGLFICFFGHRFFKSELFCMGFIFTAFLFFMLITETTRLSYDMRLSLTALMGVVGGVLLVLCWWRLGSPFLSILIVGLILGFLFSSIIFFTPIGDFEVFRSDVVFWLTFTGIAVVVPLICVRFPREGNITACGVVGGYTVILAVGSYTYTSLTYITLDILKRALNNNFSKAFTNVPFQRIDFIMCTVWAVLTVSGMVLQLYRERTRPVFPPSPYMMWKQERERRKTNILDPSYHVPPLRMRLKSRVEEMFRREEPAGERTPLLL